One window of the Campylobacter showae CSUNSWCD genome contains the following:
- the larC gene encoding nickel pincer cofactor biosynthesis protein LarC: MAKILYYDASCGISGDMNLAALVGLGVDFDYLCSELEKLNLSGEFRLERKNVVKNGIAATKIDVVLLNSQPHARSYADIKQILASSNLSEFCKKKAAAIFHVIAQAEAKVHAVSIDEVHFHEVGAVDSIVDVVGAAICLEYLYKNFGISRVFSSKIELGGGVAKCDHGTLNVPAPAVCEILKGVPVSLGRANFEMTTPTGAAILKACVDEFVSDINFKIEKVAYGAGEKNAPNFANALRAMICEVDESQNLVQKMISTNIDDMDAESFAFACEILRENGALDVFSHSIYMKKGRIGFELNVLCRNEDAKKIKELIFTHTTAIGVREIDVIKTELKRKFVSVETKFGDIRLKISGDDEKVKPEFEECKSAALAHKTSIFQVKKEIFKKYDEVRNSKK; encoded by the coding sequence TTGGCTAAAATTTTATATTATGACGCAAGCTGTGGCATCAGCGGTGATATGAATTTAGCTGCTCTTGTTGGGCTTGGCGTGGATTTTGACTATCTTTGCTCTGAGCTAGAGAAGTTAAATTTGAGCGGAGAATTTCGCCTGGAGCGAAAAAATGTAGTAAAAAACGGCATTGCTGCGACCAAAATAGACGTTGTCTTGCTAAATTCGCAACCTCACGCTAGAAGCTACGCTGATATCAAGCAAATTTTAGCTAGCTCAAATTTGAGCGAATTTTGCAAGAAAAAGGCCGCTGCGATATTTCATGTGATCGCGCAGGCTGAGGCAAAGGTGCATGCAGTTAGCATCGATGAGGTGCATTTTCATGAGGTTGGAGCGGTTGATAGCATAGTAGATGTCGTAGGGGCCGCGATCTGCCTTGAGTATCTATATAAAAATTTTGGCATTTCAAGAGTTTTTAGCTCAAAGATCGAGCTTGGCGGTGGCGTAGCAAAGTGCGACCACGGCACTCTAAATGTCCCAGCGCCTGCCGTTTGTGAAATTTTAAAGGGCGTGCCTGTAAGTCTTGGCAGAGCAAATTTTGAGATGACTACACCAACAGGTGCGGCGATACTAAAAGCATGCGTAGATGAGTTTGTAAGCGATATAAATTTCAAAATAGAAAAAGTAGCTTATGGAGCTGGTGAAAAGAACGCTCCAAATTTTGCAAATGCCCTTCGCGCGATGATCTGCGAGGTGGATGAGAGCCAAAATTTGGTGCAAAAAATGATATCTACAAACATAGATGACATGGACGCGGAAAGCTTTGCCTTTGCATGTGAAATTTTACGTGAAAATGGCGCTCTAGACGTCTTTAGCCACTCTATCTATATGAAAAAAGGGCGCATCGGCTTTGAGCTAAATGTCTTGTGCCGCAACGAAGATGCGAAAAAGATAAAAGAGCTTATATTTACGCACACGACGGCTATCGGCGTTCGTGAGATAGATGTCATAAAAACCGAGCTAAAGCGAAAATTTGTAAGTGTTGAGACGAAATTTGGCGATATAAGACTAAAAATTTCAGGCGATGATGAAAAGGTAAAGCCTGAGTTTGAAGAGTGCAAAAGCGCTGCACTTGCGCATAAAACATCAATATTTCAGGTAAAAAAAGAAATTTTTAAAAAGTATGACGAAGTTAGAAATTCTAAAAAATGA
- the larE gene encoding ATP-dependent sacrificial sulfur transferase LarE, translating into MTKLEILKNDIKKLGNLAIAFSGGVDSSLLLKVAADVLGENTLALTVKSPYMSLREIDEAVEFAKFYGIRHEIFEVGIADEIKLNPQNRCYLCKKAVFSRLLARANELGFTNLADGTNKDDLGEYRPGLKAKEELGVLSPLLNLSKFEIRELSRELNLATAEKPSYACLLTRLPHEKEISIDELNLVEAAENLLIKSGYANVRARLDDKKMKLQMPFSSMQSFLNDVKFKSIVKELVALGAAEVMLDLKGLREDVLA; encoded by the coding sequence ATGACGAAGTTAGAAATTCTAAAAAATGATATAAAAAAGCTAGGAAATTTAGCCATTGCTTTTAGCGGCGGCGTGGATAGCTCGCTACTGCTAAAGGTCGCTGCGGACGTGCTTGGCGAAAATACGCTAGCACTCACGGTAAAATCGCCCTACATGTCTTTGCGAGAGATAGACGAGGCGGTAGAATTTGCTAAATTTTATGGCATCAGGCACGAGATATTTGAGGTAGGCATCGCTGATGAGATCAAGCTCAATCCGCAAAATCGCTGTTATCTTTGCAAAAAAGCAGTTTTTTCAAGGCTTCTTGCGCGCGCAAATGAGCTAGGTTTTACAAATTTGGCTGACGGCACAAACAAAGATGATCTTGGCGAATATCGCCCAGGGCTTAAGGCAAAAGAAGAGCTTGGCGTGCTTTCTCCGCTTTTAAATTTGAGCAAATTTGAGATCCGCGAACTCTCACGTGAGCTAAATTTAGCAACTGCTGAAAAGCCAAGCTATGCATGCTTGCTAACTCGTTTGCCGCATGAAAAAGAGATAAGCATAGATGAGCTAAATTTAGTAGAGGCGGCTGAAAATTTACTGATAAAAAGTGGCTACGCAAATGTGCGAGCAAGGCTTGATGATAAAAAAATGAAGCTGCAAATGCCATTTTCTAGCATGCAAAGCTTTTTAAACGATGTGAAATTTAAGTCTATCGTTAAAGAGCTAGTAGCACTTGGCGCAGCAGAGGTGATGCTTGATCTAAAGGGGCTTAGAGAGGATGTTTTGGCATGA
- the larB gene encoding nickel pincer cofactor biosynthesis protein LarB, with protein MSEAEILEFIASIKNGKMSEQDALKYLKNYPFNDIGCAKIDTQRALRNGTGEVIYGANKTDDEILQIASAIGEKNENILITRTNENVFERIREIFPQANFNARGRVISVKFKELAPTKSYISIVSAGTADGAVVEEAYETAKFLGNDVRKFTDVGVAGLHRLIAKIDEIRGAKVVIAVAGMEGALASVLAGLVSVPVIAVPTSVGYGASFGGLAALLAMLNSCANGVSVVNIDNGFGAAYNASLINHL; from the coding sequence ATGAGCGAGGCTGAAATTTTAGAATTTATCGCCAGTATAAAAAATGGCAAGATGAGCGAGCAAGATGCGCTAAAGTATCTAAAAAACTATCCATTTAATGACATCGGATGCGCCAAGATCGACACTCAGCGTGCTTTGCGAAATGGTACTGGTGAGGTGATATATGGGGCAAATAAAACAGATGATGAAATTTTGCAAATTGCTAGTGCGATCGGCGAAAAAAATGAAAATATCCTAATCACAAGAACAAATGAGAATGTTTTTGAACGCATACGTGAGATCTTTCCGCAGGCAAATTTTAATGCTCGTGGCAGGGTGATTAGCGTCAAATTTAAAGAACTAGCACCCACAAAAAGCTACATCTCGATAGTCTCTGCCGGAACTGCCGATGGTGCAGTCGTGGAGGAGGCCTATGAGACGGCAAAATTCTTAGGCAACGATGTGAGAAAATTTACCGATGTTGGCGTGGCAGGACTACATAGGCTGATAGCAAAGATCGACGAGATACGTGGTGCAAAGGTCGTCATCGCCGTTGCTGGCATGGAGGGCGCACTTGCTAGCGTATTAGCAGGCCTCGTGAGCGTGCCGGTGATCGCGGTGCCCACCAGCGTGGGATACGGAGCGAGCTTTGGCGGGCTGGCGGCGCTGCTAGCGATGCTAAACAGCTGCGCAAACGGCGTGAGCGTCGTAAATATAGACAACGGCTTTGGCGCCGCGTATAACGCGAGCCTGATAAATCATCTTTAA
- a CDS encoding DUF2809 domain-containing protein has translation MREENLNKQKARPKYAKKLVQKAKTKQSARTRLAFLAAAVLILAVEIYIAICVKGGFVRHYAGDVLAVILLYALARAAFSTPPSNLPLKIFAFAAALELAQYYGVVQILGIENKILKVMIGGTFDFADLLCYAAGCVLAGVYEKFEKRRSDG, from the coding sequence TTGCGAGAGGAAAATTTAAACAAGCAAAAGGCTAGGCCGAAGTACGCTAAAAAGCTCGTGCAAAAGGCGAAAACAAAGCAAAGCGCGCGAACGAGGCTAGCGTTTTTAGCCGCGGCGGTCCTGATTTTAGCGGTAGAAATTTATATCGCGATCTGCGTGAAGGGCGGTTTCGTGCGCCACTACGCGGGCGATGTTTTGGCCGTTATCTTGCTTTATGCTTTGGCTCGGGCTGCATTTAGCACGCCGCCGTCAAATTTGCCGCTTAAAATTTTCGCGTTTGCGGCAGCTTTGGAGCTTGCGCAGTATTATGGCGTGGTGCAAATTTTAGGCATAGAAAATAAAATTTTAAAAGTAATGATCGGCGGGACGTTTGATTTTGCCGATTTGCTCTGCTATGCTGCAGGCTGCGTCCTAGCGGGCGTCTATGAAAAATTTGAAAAAAGGAGAAGCGATGGATAA
- the ttdA gene encoding L(+)-tartrate dehydratase subunit alpha encodes MDKQKAVQKMTEVMAKFVGYTGKVLPDDVTTKLRELSERETQPLAKEIYETMFENQRLAKQLDRPSCQDTGVIQFFVRCGANFPLIGELEELLREAVLRATREAPLRHNSVETFDEYNTGKNVGKGTPSVFWEIVSDSGECEIHTYMAGGGCSLPGKATVLMPGMGYEGVVKFVMDIMTSYGINACPPLLVGVGVGTSIDVASLLSKKALMRPLGSQNPNERAALTEKLLEEGINKIGLGPQGMSGASSVMGVHIENCARHPSVIAVAVNVGCWSHRKGHIVWDAGLNFAVKSHKEFAL; translated from the coding sequence ATGGATAAACAAAAAGCCGTGCAAAAGATGACCGAGGTCATGGCTAAATTCGTCGGCTACACGGGCAAGGTGTTGCCCGACGACGTAACTACGAAGCTGCGGGAGCTTAGCGAGCGCGAGACGCAGCCACTAGCGAAGGAGATCTACGAAACGATGTTTGAAAACCAGCGCCTGGCTAAGCAGCTAGACCGTCCGTCCTGTCAGGATACGGGCGTGATCCAGTTTTTCGTGCGTTGCGGCGCGAACTTCCCGCTCATAGGCGAGCTTGAGGAGCTACTACGAGAGGCTGTACTGAGGGCGACGCGCGAGGCTCCGCTGCGCCATAACAGCGTCGAGACGTTTGACGAGTACAACACCGGCAAAAACGTCGGCAAGGGCACGCCGAGCGTCTTTTGGGAGATCGTGTCAGATAGCGGCGAGTGCGAGATCCACACCTATATGGCGGGCGGCGGCTGTAGCCTGCCCGGCAAGGCAACCGTGCTGATGCCGGGGATGGGCTACGAGGGAGTCGTAAAATTCGTCATGGATATAATGACGAGCTACGGCATAAACGCCTGTCCTCCGCTGCTAGTGGGCGTAGGCGTGGGCACCTCGATCGACGTGGCATCCTTGCTATCTAAAAAAGCGCTGATGAGGCCGCTTGGCTCGCAAAACCCAAACGAGCGCGCCGCGCTAACCGAAAAGCTACTCGAAGAGGGCATAAATAAAATCGGCCTGGGCCCGCAAGGCATGAGCGGCGCAAGCTCTGTGATGGGCGTGCATATCGAAAACTGCGCCCGCCACCCCAGCGTCATCGCCGTCGCCGTAAACGTGGGCTGCTGGTCGCACCGCAAAGGCCACATCGTCTGGGACGCGGGGCTAAATTTTGCCGTAAAATCGCACAAGGAGTTCGCGCTATGA
- the ttdB gene encoding L(+)-tartrate dehydratase subunit beta, producing MSKKILTTPIKAEDLADIKIGDVIYLSGHIVTCRDVPHRRVVQEGRDLPLNIAGGAILHAGPIIRKTGDKSFEMVSVGPTTSMRMEKFEREFIAKTGVRLIVGKGGMGEVTMSGCKEFGAIHCVFPAGCAVVAATQVEQIESADWTELGMPETLWKCRVKEFGPLIVSIDAHGNNLFEQNKVKFNEKKDAALAEILPQVGFIK from the coding sequence ATGAGTAAGAAAATTTTAACCACGCCGATCAAGGCCGAGGATCTGGCCGACATCAAAATCGGCGACGTGATATACCTCAGCGGGCACATCGTCACCTGCCGCGACGTGCCGCACAGACGCGTCGTGCAGGAGGGTCGCGACCTACCGCTAAATATAGCAGGCGGCGCGATCCTGCACGCTGGACCGATCATCAGAAAAACGGGCGATAAAAGCTTTGAGATGGTCTCGGTGGGGCCGACTACCAGCATGCGAATGGAGAAATTTGAGCGCGAGTTTATCGCTAAAACGGGCGTGCGCCTGATCGTGGGCAAAGGCGGTATGGGCGAGGTCACGATGAGCGGCTGCAAGGAGTTTGGCGCGATACACTGCGTATTTCCGGCAGGCTGCGCGGTGGTGGCCGCGACGCAGGTCGAGCAGATCGAAAGCGCGGACTGGACGGAGCTTGGGATGCCTGAGACGCTGTGGAAGTGCCGCGTGAAGGAGTTTGGTCCGCTCATCGTCTCGATCGATGCGCACGGAAACAATCTTTTCGAGCAGAACAAGGTCAAATTTAACGAGAAAAAGGATGCGGCGCTGGCTGAAATTTTACCGCAGGTCGGGTTTATAAAGTAG